The following proteins are co-located in the Symphalangus syndactylus isolate Jambi chromosome 21, NHGRI_mSymSyn1-v2.1_pri, whole genome shotgun sequence genome:
- the TEX55 gene encoding testis-specific expressed protein 55 isoform X10: protein MEEPPQEALAEPLKHESTAAPSSAGHTNGQEEDDQKNQAERKADNHTARRIADQTALRVPSQAESNIFSQATNGVAEQNGHSTPGQAGRRASNPADVSDLRADDQVIQTPSEQTEGKASSQANNVQYEQSDGQVSGLTEERTAEQIERRLPSQAERRTSGQIDGRLSMPSDQRGSRQTDHRMSGQAERRTSEQIGGRLSTQSSRRASKQTDHRMADQSERRASEQTDRRMSGEAERRTSEQITHRLSKLSERRPSVQIDSGSSIPSDRSPSVQIDSGSSVPSDQRPSVQIDRRMSGKVRRRTSEKTDYRLASLADQGTSEQTDLRLYGLVDHKTSVKTHHQVYGQATELAEPQAIDQAHSNADQPPVDNAYYSESDQIDHLADRQANHEDELSYYETRGQSEDRTFPQLGNSKEDKEADYRVQPCKFEDSQIDLNSKPSVEMETQNATTIPAYNPVDARFTSNFQAKDQALFPRLPSISSKLNYISSQEKTQAIVTKSQITENLVYEKPEDPLNFMLCQVQEMMKKRDKM from the exons ATGGAAGAGCCTCCGCAAGAGGCTCTGGCTGAACCCTTGAAACATGAAAGCACAGCCGCTCCCTCAAGTGCTGGCCACACTAATGGCCAGGAAGAAGACGACCAGAAAAACCAGGCCGAAAGGAAGGCAGATAACCACACTGCTCGCAGAATAGCCGACCAGACTGCCCTAAGAGTGCCTAGCCAGGCTGAATCCAACATATTTAGCCAAGCTACCAACGGAGTAGCTGAACAAAATGGGCATAGTACACCTGGTCAAGCTGGCCGCAGAGCATCCAACCCTGCTGATGTTTCTGACCTTAGAGCAGATGATCAGGTTATCCAAACACCGTCTGAACAGACTGAAGGCAAGGCATCTAGCCAAGCTAATAATGTACAGTATGAACAGAGTGATGGTCAGGTGTCTGGCCTGACGGAGGAAAGAACTGCTGAACAGATTGAACGAAGATTACCTAGCCAGGCTGAGAGAAGAACTTCTGGGCAGATTGATGGTAGACTGTCTATGCCATCTGACCAGAGAGGTTCCAGACAGACTGACCACAGAATGTCAGGCCAGGCTGAGAGAAGAACTTCCGAGCAGATTGGTGGTAGATTATCTACACAGTCTAGCCGAAGAGCTTCTAAACAGACCGACCACAGAATGGCAGACCAGTCTGAGAGAAGAGCTTCCGAGCAGACGGATCGCAGAATGTCTGGCGAGGCTGAGCGAAGAACTTCTGAGCAGATTACACACAGATTATCCAAACTATCTGAGAGAAGACCTTCTGTGCAGATTGACAGTGGGTCATCCATACCATCTGACCGAAGTCCTTCTGTACAGATTGACAGTGGATCGTCCGTACCATCTGACCAAAGACCTTCCGTACAGATTGACCGCAGAATGTCAGGGAAAGTTAGGAGAAGAACTTCTGAGAAGACTGACTACAGATTGGCTAGCCTGGCTGACCAAGGAACTTCTGAGCAGACTGACCTCAGATTGTATGGCCTCGTTGACCACAAAACATCTGTAAAGACTCACCACCAAGTGTATGGCCAAGCCACTGAACTAGCTGAACCCCAGGCTATTGACCAAGCTCATAGTAATGCTGATCAACCTCCAGTTGACAATGCTTACTACAGTGAATCTGACCAGATTGACCACTTAGCAGACAGACAAGCTAATCATGAAGACGAGCTGTCTTACTATGAAACACGTGGCCAGTCTGAAGACAGAACATTTCCGCAGTTAGGCAACAGCAAGGAGGACAAAGAGGCTGACTACAGAGTGCAACCCTGCAAATTTGAGGATAGCCAAATAGACCTCAATTCCAAGCCTTCAGTTGAAATGGAAACTCAAAATGCAACCACTATCCCAGCCTACAACCCAGTTGATGCCAGATTCACCAGTAACTTCCAAGCAAAAGACCAAGCCCTTTTCCCAAGACTCCCCTCCATCTCATCCAAATTGAACTATATCAGCAGTCAAGAAAAAACTCAAGCCATAGTAACCAAATCT CAGATTACGGAAAACTTAGTCTATGAAAAGCCAGAGGACCCCCTGAATTTTATGCTGTGCCAG